TTTTTTTATGCCCGATCAACCAGCCATTCGAATTAGTTCCGGATAACAACAGGCTTAGTTCCCATGATCACATCAATACGCTCCTTAACCTCTGCCGTAATTAATGGAAGAACTTCCAATGCTTTTAAATTTTCAGTCAACTGGCTCTCGCGTGTTGCACCCAAGATAGCAGTCGTTACATTCGGGTTACTTAAGCACCATGCAATACTCAATGTTGGCAATGATACACCCAGCTCATGTGCGAAATCACCTAAAGCCTTTACCCGGCTCAACTTATCTTCTACAACTGCTCGTTCTTTCAGCCACTCATAACCTTCCAAAGACATTCTAGATCCTTCGGGAATTCCATCGTTATACTTACCTGTCAATATTCCGGATGCTAAGGGACTCCAAATCGTCGTTCCCATCCCGACATTTCTAAAGATAGGCTCATAGTCCACCTCCATTTTCATGCGGTTGAATAAATTGTATTCGGGCTGCTCGACGGACGGACCTTCCAACCCCAAATCCCTAGCGACCATGTGCGCTTCCATAATCTCGGCAGCTGACCATTCGCTGGTTCCCCAGTAAAAGATCTTGCCTTGCTGAATCAATGTATTCATCGTACGTACCACTTCCTCAATTGGAACATTACGATCAGGACGATGACAATAATATAAGTCCAAATATTCAACTTGAAGGCGCTGCAAAGCCTCCTCACAAGCCTCCATCAAGTGCTTTCTGCTCAGACCATGCTGATTAGGTTTCTTATCCTCGCCCTTCCAGCCGAAATAAGCCTTGCTCGACAAAACATAGGAAGATCGATCCCAGTTCACTTTCTTTAATACACGACCCATCATTTCTTCTGATAATCCCGCAGAATACACCTCCGCATTATCAAAAAAATTCACACCGGCATCGTATGCCTGCATCATCAATCGTTCGTTCGTATGATCATCTGTTTGTCTAGCAAAGGTTACCCAAGACCCAAAGGAAAGCGCACTCAACTGTAGGCCGGTTTTACCCATTCTTCTGTATTCCATTCTGTAGATTTTTTATTAAAGTTACTCCATTCAAGGCTATTTCTGTATTTTATTTTCCACTAAAAGTGTAAAATTTCAGCAATTATTTAGGCTATGACAGTGTGGAAAACCTGCCAATCAATTAATCTTCAAATCAATCCATCGAAGATTACCCTAAACGATTTTTTTTAGAGCAGATTGAAGAAAAAATTTGTACCTTCGTATCCCGTACATAGAGCAGATGAGGCGGTATAAAAAGACCTCATTCTATATTAGAAATCCATTATTGCTATGACTAAATATATCTTTGTTACGGGCGGCGTAACTTCGTCGTTAGGGAAAGGAATTATTGCTGCTTCCCTTGCCAAACTACTTCAGGCGCGCGGTTTAAAAGTAACCATCCAAAAGTTTGACCCGTACATCAATATCGATCCAGGAACGTTAAACCCTTATGAACATGGCGAATGTTATGTTACAGAAGACGGTGCTGAAACCGACTTGGACCTTGGTCACTACGAACGATTCCTAAATGTTCCCACTTCTCAAGCTAACAACGTTACAACAGGTCGTATCTACAGCCATGTTATCGAGCAAGAGCGTGCAGGTGCATACTTAGGAAAAACAGTTCAAGTAGTTCCCCACATCACCGATGAAATCAAACGTCGTATGTTGCTTCTTGGTCAGACAGGCGAATACGATATCGTTATCACCGAGCTTGGTGGTACTGTTGGCGATATCGAGTCCCTTCCTTTCATTGAGGCCGTACGTCAATTACGTTGGGAATTAGGCAACAACGACTGCCTAGTTATCCACCTAACCCTTGTTCCTTACTTAGCTGCGGCCGGCGAGTTGAAAACAAAACCTACGCAGCACTCCGTAAAAACCTTATTGGAATATGGTGTACAACCTGATATTTTAGTTTGTAGAACCGAGCATAAGTTGAATAATGATATTCGTAAGAAATTAGCATTATTCTGCAATGTGAATATCAATGCGGTAGTAGAGTCGATCGATGCGCCTACGATCTATGATGTTCCTTTGAACATGCTAAAAGAGCAATTGGATAAAACAGTATTAGCAAAATTAAAACTATCGACGAAGAACGAACCAGATCTTGAGAACTGGAAAGCCTTCTTAGGTCGTTTGAAAAACCCAACCAACGAGGTATGCATTGGTCTTGTGGGTAAGTATGTAGAATTACCAGACGCCTACAAATCTATTGCAGAAGCCTTCATCCACGCGGGTGCAACCAACGAAACCAAAGTAAAAGTTAAATATATCGCTGCAGAAAGCGTAAGCGACGACAATGTTGCTGAGAAATTAAAAGGCCTTGATGGTGTTTTAGTTGCTCCAGGCTTCGGCGAACGCGGCTTAGAAGGAAAACTAACCACTATTAAATATGTTCGTGAGAACAAGGTTCCCTTCTTTGGTATCTGTTTAGGTATGCAATGTTCGGTAATCGAGTTTGGTCGCAATGTTTTAGGACTTAAAGGAGCAAACAGCTTCGAAATGGACGAAACAACACCGCATCCGGTAATCAACTTGATGGAAGAGCAAAAGAACATTACCAACATGGGCGGAACGATGCGCTTAGGAGCTTATGATTGTGAAATCAAAAAAGGAACAAAAGCGTTTGGTATCTATGGGAAAGCTAAAATCTCCGAAAGACACCGTCATCGTTATGAATTCAACAACGCGTATTTAAAAGATTACGAAGCTGCAGGAATGATTGCCTCAGGCTTCAATCCGGATACTGGATTAGTTGAAATCGTAGAATTGAAAGACCATCCTTTCTTCGTCGCTGGACAATTTCATCCAGAATTAAAGTCAACGGTAGTAAATCCTCACCCACTTTTTGTTAGCTTTGTAGCCGCTTCTTTAGCGCACAAGAAATCACAGTAGTTAAAACACACTACGCGAGATACAGTAAATATTATAAAATGGATAGAAACAATCTAATAGGATTCATCTTAATCTTTGCCATCCTGGGGGGCTCCTTCTACTTAATGAAGCCATCTCAAGAGGAAATCAAAAAGGAACAGCAGCTCCAAGACTCGATAAAAAGAGTAAAAGAAGGAGTGGTTGTTACAAAAGACTCCACAAGAATCACTAGCCCTGCAGAAGCCGTAGCAGATTCTGTATTGGCGAAGCAACCTTTCGGCGTTGCATCGGTTGGTACCGAACAAGTGATTACCTTACAAAACGAACGCATCGCTGTAAACTTAAGCAGCAAAGGTGGTCGCGTAAAATCAGTAGAACTGAAAGAAGAGAAAAATTACGACGATTCTAAACTGATCTTATTCGACGGCGATAATAACCGCTTTGGATTAGAATTTAACGTTCCTGGAAAAGCAGTAAAGACCAACGACCTTTACTTTCAACCGCAAGGATCTAGCTTCACTGTTTCAGGCGAAGAATCTAAATCGGTAACTATGCGCCTTTCTTATAGCGCAGACCAGTACATCGATTATATCTATACCCTTGCCGGAAACGACTATAACTTAAAGTTAGACATCCGCACGGTAGGTTTGAACGACCTGATCGATGTTAAGAACAAAAGTCTTCTTTTAAACTGGGAAACGACATTAACACAAAAAGAGCGTAACGTAAAATCAGAGCGTGAGAAATCTGCGATCTTCTTCCGCGATGTAGAAGGCGAAGTAGATCACCTTTCTGAAACTAGCGACGAAAAAGAAACTGTTGAAAATAAACTAAGCTGGATCGCCTACAAACAACACTTCTTCTCGACCGTATTGACGAGTAAAGAAGGATTAAGCAATGTCAACTTAAACTCTGTTTTCTTAAACGAGCAAGGTTTGGTAAAAACTTACCAAACAACAGCAGACTTAGCTTATACAGGCCAAAAAGAAAACCAATATGGCTTTAGCTTTTTCTTTGGACCTAACAAATACAAAACCCTGAAAGCTGAAGGAAACGACTTTGATAAGATTATCAATATGGGATGGGGACCAATGGGATGGATCAACAAATTCATCACCGTGCCGATCTTTGATTTCTTAGATGGTTTCCATATGGGTTACGGGATTGTGATCTTGATCTTAACTTTATTCCTAAAGTTCATCATGTTCCCATTAACATTCAAATCTTACCAGTCTATGGCGAAGATGCGTGTGTTAAAACCACAGTTAGATGAGATCAAAGAGAAAGTTGGTGAAGACAACCCTATGCTATTGCAGCAGGAGCAAATGAAGCTGTACAAGCAAGCAGGCGTAAACCCGCTTGGAGGATGTTTGCCTTTATTATTGCAAATGCCTTTCACGCTAGCCTTCTTCTTCTTCTTCCCGAACTTGTTCGAACTGCGCGGAGAAAGCTTCCTTTGGATCAAAGACCTTTCAACCTATGATGCGCCAATTACATTCGCGAACATCCCCGTAATCAATGTAGACCACATTTCCTTAATGTGTGTGTTGATGACATTGACTACTTTGTTAACGACTTGGTACAACAACGCAACATCAGGAGCTGCAAACAACCAGATGAAATACATTGGTTATATCATGCCATTAGTATTCTTCTTCGTGTTGAACAGCTTCCCTGCAGGTCTGAACTACTACTATTTCCTTTCTGCCGTTCTTACTTTCTTAACGCAGGTAATTATCCGTCAATTTATCGACGATGATAAAATCTTAGCGAAAATCGAAGAAAAGAAAAGCAAACCCCAAGCAGAAAAGAAAAAATCATCCTTCCAAAAGAAAATGGAAGATATGATGAGAGCACAACAAGCAGCTCAACAAAATAAGAAAAACTAGGGTTTAGATATTAGATATTAGATTTTAGACATTAGATATAAGAGCCTGCCTAGCGGGCTCTTTTTTCATTTAAGATGTTGGAGGTGAGATTTTTGACATTTGATAGCGTTTTTTTCTGAACCTTCGGTTTTGAAATTTGTCTTGAACCAGGAAAGGAAGGAAAGTTTGTTTTGAACCAGGAAAGGAAGGATTTTAGGATTAACAGGATCAGGTTTAACTGCTATTTCTGGTGCAGACAAATTTCCCTTTCCACAAGATCCTGATTATCCTTGAATCCTTTCTTTCCTGGTTCAAAGACAAAATATCCTGAACATCCTTGAATCCTTTCTTTCCTGATTCAAAGACAAATATCCTGCCCATCCTTGAATCCTTCCTTTCCTGGTTCAAAGAAAAAACATCCTGCCCATTCTTGAATCCTTGCTTTCCTGGTTCAAAGAAAAAACATCCTGCCCATCCTTGCATCCTTCCTTTCCTGGTTCAAAGAAAAAACATCCTCGCATCCTTCCTTCCTAGTTCAAAACATATCCTTCCTAATAAGTAGGACTCAGTCCCCTTTCAAACCCAATGCAAACCCAATGCATAACCCAATCAAACCCTTCCGAAAGGGCTTTGATTGGGTCATACATTGGTAATAAAAAGAACAGCAGTCGAAGCTGTTCTCAAGCATTTAAAAATCCGGCAATAAAAAAGAGCCTTTGCAGGCTCTTATATCTAATGTCTAATATCTAAAATCTAGACCTAAACAAAAGCACTAAATCCGGTAATACTTCTACCGACGATCAGGGAGTTAATCTCTTTGGTTCCTTCATAGGAGTAAATTGATTCGGCGTCGGCGAGGAAGCGGGCTACATTGTATTCTAGCAGAATACCATTACCGCCCATCACTTCGCGTGCTCGCGACACGATATCGCGCGTTCTAAGCGTACAGAATACCTTGGCTAGGGATGCGTGCTCATCTTTCAGTTTATCGTCGTCTTGAAGCTCAGAAAGTCTAAACACGAGTGTTTGCATGGCGGTCAGGTTGGACAGCATCTCGACCAAGTGATTTTGTATCAGCTGGAAGGATGCGATAGGTTTTCCAAATTGTTCTCGCTGCAGGGTGTACTCCAAAGCATTTTCATAGGCTCCGCGTGCACATCCTACCGCCATCCAGGCCACCCCTGCCCTCGTCATCTGCAATACTTTCGCAGTATCTCTGAACGAATTTGCATTTACCAAGCGGTCAGACTCTGGCACTTCGCAATTCGTTAAAGTGATCAAGCCGTTTTGGACGATTCGTAATGCCATCTTTCCTTTAATCTTTTCAACCGAGAACCCTGGATTCTCTTTACGGACGATAAATCCTTTCACCTGCTGATCGTCTAAATCTCGAGCCCAGATAACCGTCATGTCGGAGAAAGTAGAATTTCCTATCCATTTTTTCTGACCATTCAAAATCCATTTGTCACCCTCGCGTTTACAGGTCGTTGTTAATCCGCCTGCTGTTCCGGAGCCTACCAATGGCTCCGTCAGGCCGAATGCGCCGATCTTCTTCAATTGCTGCATAGCCGGGAGCCATTCCGCTTTCTGTTCTTCAGAGCCACAAAGGTAAATGGACCCCATCGCTAAGCCACTTTGAACACCCAAGAACGTTGCGATGGAAGGGTCGACACGTCCGAACTCACTAGCGATGATACCATCCATAAGGGAAGTCCCCCCTGCACAGCCGTAGCCCTCATATACATAACCGCATACATTAAGCTCAGCTAGCTTCGGTATAATTTCAAAAGGGAATTCATCATGCAACCAATATTTATTGACTACAGGCTTTATTTCGGCTTCTAAAAATGCGCGCACCTTTAATTGCAGTGCTCGATCTTCTGGTGAAAGCTTAGCGCTTATATCGTAAAAATCGGCATCGATGGGTGGCGGATCCTTTTTCTTTTTACTTCCGGTCAACATTTTCATCGCCATTTTAAGCTGATTTTCGTCCATCTTTGATACAGCGCCTAAAACTTCGGCTAAATCGACCTTCTTTGATATCTTTTCTAATTGCTCCAAATCAACTGATTTAAAGAGCTTTACCATATTCTTCAGTTTATCTATCATATTCTTTCTTTAAAATCTTAACAGAAATATAACAAAAAATGTTTTTTATTGTTGCAAATCAACAAAACAGTAGTATATTTGCGCTGCTCAAAGCAAATAACGAATATTAAACAACTGAAATTCAGCCGGTTTAATAAATTTTTAAAAAAAAGTTATTTTTTGGGTTACCTTTTTAGGTTACTGGTATTAAAGATTAAATAAACAAATTTGTTTCAACTAAATAGAAAATTAAAAAAATGAAAAATTTATTCAAATTCGGATTCTTAGGATTAGCTTTAACTGTAGCAGTTGCATCTTGTAACAACGCTGAAACTAAAACTGAAGCTGCTGCTGATTCAATCGCTGACCAAGTAGAAGCTACAACTGATTCAATCGCTGATTCATTAGAAAACGTTGCTGATTCAGTAAAAGCAACTGGTGATTCTATCGCTGATTCTTTGAAAAACGTTCAATAATCCGAACTAAATTAAAAATACTTCAAAAGCCTGTTTTAGAAACAGGCTTTTGTTGTTTTATAACCTTTGGGTTGGTATAGGTCTACGAATTTCTTATTTTTGCCTCACAAAAGATTTTATACCATGACATTATCATCCTTAACTGCCGTTACACCTATCGACGGGAGGTACTACAATAACACCAAAGAGCTTGCTAATTACTTTTCAGAATTTGCGCTGATCAAGTATCGTGTTTTGGTAGAAGTGGAATATTTTATCGCTTTATCAGAATCGGGTATTCCTCAATTAGCACATTTTGATGGTTCGTTGAACGATAAATTGCGTGATATATACCGCAACTTTACGGAAGAGGATGCGCAATGGATAAAGGATACCGAGAGAGTAACTAACCATGACGTTAAGGCCGTGGAATACTTTTTGAAAAATGAATTTGAGAAATTAGGTCTTACGGACTCTTTAGAATTCATCCACTTCGGGTTAACATCACAGGACATTAACAATACCGCTATTCCATTGTCATGGAAAGAGGCTATTCAACAGGTGTACTCGCCGGGCATCAATGAATTGTTGGGCGAATTAAGATTATTGTCTGCAGAATGGAACGAGGTTTCCATGTTAGCACGTACGCATGGTCAGCCGGCCTCTCCTACACGTTTAGGAAAAGAGATCAAGGTTTTTATCGAGCGTATCGAAAGACAATTAGATTTGTTAGCACAGGTTCCCTATTCAGCAAAGTTCGGCGGTGCAACGGGTAACTTCAACGCACACCACGTTGCTTATCCTGCGAACGACTGGGTTGCATTCGGAAACAACTTCGTTAATGAAAAACTTGGTTTAAACCGCTCGCAGACTACTACGCAGATTGAGCACTACGATAACTTTGCTGCAAGTTGCGATAGCCTGAAACGCATCAACAATATCATCATCGACCTATGTCGTGATATCTGGACATATATCTCCATGGATTACTTTAAGCAAAAGATTACTGCTGGACAAATCGGTTCATCAGCTATGCCGCATAAAGTTAATCCAATCGACTTTGAAAATGCAGAAGGCAATTTGGGTATCGCGAATGCAATTTTCGAGCACTTGGCAGCTAAGCTTCCTATTTCCAGACTTCAACGCGATTTAACAGACTCTACGGTATTACGTAATATTGGTGTACCATTCGCACATACGTTAATCGCTTTCAAATCGACATTACGCGGATTGCGCAAGTTGATCTTAAATGAAGCGGCTTTCCAAGCAGACCTAGAGAACAATTGGGCGGTAGTAGCAGAAGCAATTCAAACGATTTTACGTCGCGAGGGGTATCCAAAACCATACGAGGCATTGAAAGATCTGACCCGTACAAATACGCACGTTACGCAAGCAACGATTGCTGAATTTGTAGACAACTTGAATGTTTCTGATGAAATTAAGGCGGAGATCAAAGCAATTTCTCCAAGCAATTACACCGGCGTACAGTTATAAGCTTTTACGCAGTAATGACGCTGTCATTTGCGGAATGAGTTATATTTGTCCATTATTTTAGAACGATTACAACATGGCAACAATAAACGTATATACAGAGAGCACGCCGAACCCATCAACGATGAAGTTTTTGGTGAACAAGCTTTTAATCAACGGAAGCTTAGATTACTCGGATAGAGAGAAGGCGCAGGAGTCGGCTTTTGCACGTGAGTTATTTAAGTTCAATTTCGTAAATGGCGTATTCTTCGCAAGCAACTTCGTAACAGTTACAAAAACTGACGATGCAGAATGGTCGGATATCGAGGCTTTATTAAAAGAATTCGTGAAAGGTGCTGTGGAATCAGAATTGGCGGTAAAGCCAGAAGAACACTCTGAGGATGTAGTTTTCGAAGGATCAGACGTAGAAGTGAAAATACAACAAGTATTGCACGACTATGTACGTCCAGCCGTGGAACAAGACGGTGGGGCAATTGCCTACAAAGCATTCGAGAACGGTGTAGTAACAGTAGAATTGAGAGGATCATGCTCAGGCTGTCCTTCCTCTACGATTACGTTGAAAGCCGGTATCGAAGGTTTGTTGAAACGTATGGTTCCAGAAGTAGAAGAAGTTGTAGCAGAAGCGATGTAATCGCGAATGCAAATAGATAAATTCTCAAAATAAAGATATGAAGGCCAGGAAGATTATCCTGGTCTTTTTTGTTGTAATGGTTTAGATACAAGGTCACGAGATCATCCCCCACCATTAAAAAAGAGCATGGCTATCCCGCCATGCTCTTATATCTAAAGTCTATTTAAACTTACTAGCCAAAGCTGCCAGTTTACTTGCCATATCCGTTTCCGGCGCACGGTTTTCTTTTCGCTCTGTCCGTTTTCTAGGCGCTTTCTCTTCCGTCTTCATGGTCAAGCTGATGCGATTACGTTTTTCATCAACCTCCGTCACAGTAACCATTACAGCTTGCTGTACTTTTACCACTTCGTGCGGATCGCTTACAAAATGATTTGCAAGCTGACTTAAGTGTACCAAACCATCTTGGTGCACACCGATATCGACAAATGCACCGAAGTTGGTAATATTTGTTACGATTCCTGGAAGTTTCATTCCAACGCGTAAATCGCTTACACTATTTACCCCTTCTGTAAAGGAGAAGGCTTCGAACTGCTCACGCGGATCCAGTCCTGGTTTCGCCAATTCGGCAAGAATATCATTCAATGTTGGCAAACCGACCTCATCACTCATGTATTTCTTTAGGTCTAAGCTCTTTCTTAGCTTCTCGTCCTTCATAAGTTCCGGGATGGAAACATTCAGGTCTTTCGCCATTTGTTCTACCAATGCA
The DNA window shown above is from Sphingobacterium hotanense and carries:
- the yidC gene encoding membrane protein insertase YidC encodes the protein MDRNNLIGFILIFAILGGSFYLMKPSQEEIKKEQQLQDSIKRVKEGVVVTKDSTRITSPAEAVADSVLAKQPFGVASVGTEQVITLQNERIAVNLSSKGGRVKSVELKEEKNYDDSKLILFDGDNNRFGLEFNVPGKAVKTNDLYFQPQGSSFTVSGEESKSVTMRLSYSADQYIDYIYTLAGNDYNLKLDIRTVGLNDLIDVKNKSLLLNWETTLTQKERNVKSEREKSAIFFRDVEGEVDHLSETSDEKETVENKLSWIAYKQHFFSTVLTSKEGLSNVNLNSVFLNEQGLVKTYQTTADLAYTGQKENQYGFSFFFGPNKYKTLKAEGNDFDKIINMGWGPMGWINKFITVPIFDFLDGFHMGYGIVILILTLFLKFIMFPLTFKSYQSMAKMRVLKPQLDEIKEKVGEDNPMLLQQEQMKLYKQAGVNPLGGCLPLLLQMPFTLAFFFFFPNLFELRGESFLWIKDLSTYDAPITFANIPVINVDHISLMCVLMTLTTLLTTWYNNATSGAANNQMKYIGYIMPLVFFFVLNSFPAGLNYYYFLSAVLTFLTQVIIRQFIDDDKILAKIEEKKSKPQAEKKKSSFQKKMEDMMRAQQAAQQNKKN
- a CDS encoding CTP synthase, with product MTKYIFVTGGVTSSLGKGIIAASLAKLLQARGLKVTIQKFDPYINIDPGTLNPYEHGECYVTEDGAETDLDLGHYERFLNVPTSQANNVTTGRIYSHVIEQERAGAYLGKTVQVVPHITDEIKRRMLLLGQTGEYDIVITELGGTVGDIESLPFIEAVRQLRWELGNNDCLVIHLTLVPYLAAAGELKTKPTQHSVKTLLEYGVQPDILVCRTEHKLNNDIRKKLALFCNVNINAVVESIDAPTIYDVPLNMLKEQLDKTVLAKLKLSTKNEPDLENWKAFLGRLKNPTNEVCIGLVGKYVELPDAYKSIAEAFIHAGATNETKVKVKYIAAESVSDDNVAEKLKGLDGVLVAPGFGERGLEGKLTTIKYVRENKVPFFGICLGMQCSVIEFGRNVLGLKGANSFEMDETTPHPVINLMEEQKNITNMGGTMRLGAYDCEIKKGTKAFGIYGKAKISERHRHRYEFNNAYLKDYEAAGMIASGFNPDTGLVEIVELKDHPFFVAGQFHPELKSTVVNPHPLFVSFVAASLAHKKSQ
- the purB gene encoding adenylosuccinate lyase, whose protein sequence is MTLSSLTAVTPIDGRYYNNTKELANYFSEFALIKYRVLVEVEYFIALSESGIPQLAHFDGSLNDKLRDIYRNFTEEDAQWIKDTERVTNHDVKAVEYFLKNEFEKLGLTDSLEFIHFGLTSQDINNTAIPLSWKEAIQQVYSPGINELLGELRLLSAEWNEVSMLARTHGQPASPTRLGKEIKVFIERIERQLDLLAQVPYSAKFGGATGNFNAHHVAYPANDWVAFGNNFVNEKLGLNRSQTTTQIEHYDNFAASCDSLKRINNIIIDLCRDIWTYISMDYFKQKITAGQIGSSAMPHKVNPIDFENAEGNLGIANAIFEHLAAKLPISRLQRDLTDSTVLRNIGVPFAHTLIAFKSTLRGLRKLILNEAAFQADLENNWAVVAEAIQTILRREGYPKPYEALKDLTRTNTHVTQATIAEFVDNLNVSDEIKAEIKAISPSNYTGVQL
- a CDS encoding NifU family protein gives rise to the protein MATINVYTESTPNPSTMKFLVNKLLINGSLDYSDREKAQESAFARELFKFNFVNGVFFASNFVTVTKTDDAEWSDIEALLKEFVKGAVESELAVKPEEHSEDVVFEGSDVEVKIQQVLHDYVRPAVEQDGGAIAYKAFENGVVTVELRGSCSGCPSSTITLKAGIEGLLKRMVPEVEEVVAEAM
- a CDS encoding potassium channel beta subunit family protein yields the protein MEYRRMGKTGLQLSALSFGSWVTFARQTDDHTNERLMMQAYDAGVNFFDNAEVYSAGLSEEMMGRVLKKVNWDRSSYVLSSKAYFGWKGEDKKPNQHGLSRKHLMEACEEALQRLQVEYLDLYYCHRPDRNVPIEEVVRTMNTLIQQGKIFYWGTSEWSAAEIMEAHMVARDLGLEGPSVEQPEYNLFNRMKMEVDYEPIFRNVGMGTTIWSPLASGILTGKYNDGIPEGSRMSLEGYEWLKERAVVEDKLSRVKALGDFAHELGVSLPTLSIAWCLSNPNVTTAILGATRESQLTENLKALEVLPLITAEVKERIDVIMGTKPVVIRN
- a CDS encoding acyl-CoA dehydrogenase family protein produces the protein MIDKLKNMVKLFKSVDLEQLEKISKKVDLAEVLGAVSKMDENQLKMAMKMLTGSKKKKDPPPIDADFYDISAKLSPEDRALQLKVRAFLEAEIKPVVNKYWLHDEFPFEIIPKLAELNVCGYVYEGYGCAGGTSLMDGIIASEFGRVDPSIATFLGVQSGLAMGSIYLCGSEEQKAEWLPAMQQLKKIGAFGLTEPLVGSGTAGGLTTTCKREGDKWILNGQKKWIGNSTFSDMTVIWARDLDDQQVKGFIVRKENPGFSVEKIKGKMALRIVQNGLITLTNCEVPESDRLVNANSFRDTAKVLQMTRAGVAWMAVGCARGAYENALEYTLQREQFGKPIASFQLIQNHLVEMLSNLTAMQTLVFRLSELQDDDKLKDEHASLAKVFCTLRTRDIVSRAREVMGGNGILLEYNVARFLADAESIYSYEGTKEINSLIVGRSITGFSAFV